The window GCTGAAAGGAACGAAAGCAATTTGCCATCATGATGAGCGACACCGATCTCGACATCCAAAAACTCGCGAGACAAGGCTTCGCCGACCGCTTGAGCCAAAGGCTTCAAACCTGAACGCGAGCGTGCACTAACGGGGATGGCGTTGGGATAACGATCCAAGACGCGATTCAAATCTCGTGGGCTGGTGATCGCATCAATCTTGTTGAGTACCAACAAAGTGTCTTTTGCTTCGATGCCCAACTCTTCGAGCACTTGATACACCGCGCTGATTTGCTCAAAGACCTGCGAGCTACTCGCATCAGCAACGTGCAACAACAATTCGGCTTGGCGAGTTTCTTCAAGCGTTGACTTGAAACTTGCGACCAACGAGTGAGGAAGATCCCGAATGAAACCAACCGTGTCGCTGAGCAACACGTGCCCCCACTCAGGCAAATGCCAACGCCGTGTTCGAGTGTCAAGCGTTGCAAACAATTTGTCCTGTGCCATCACACCGGCATCGGTCAGAGCATTCATCAACGTGCTCTTACCGGCGTTGGTGTAGCCGACCAAAGACACCGTCGGCGAATCCGATCGAGCCGCGACTTGTCGTTCGCGTCGCAGCTCAACGCTCTTCAGCTCAGTCTTCAAGTCGTGAATGCGTTTTTGTGCCAACCGGCGGTCAACTTCCAATTGCTTTTCACCCGGACCACGCATGCCCACGCCCATCGACTGACGCGACAAGTGAGTCCACATGCGTTTGAGGCGAGGCAGTGAGTATTCCAGTTGAGCCAACTCAACGGCCAAACGCGATTCGTGTGTTCTTGCCCCCGCCGCAAAGATATCCAGGATCAACTCGGTTCGGTCGATCACTTTCGCGTTGGTCTTCTTTTCCAAGTTGCGAATCTGCGCCGGACTCAAATCGTTGTCAAAGATCACCACATCGGCTTCATGGCGTTCCACCATCAGACGCAGTTCTTCGACTTTGCCTTTGCCCAAATAAGTTGAGTGATCGGGCGTGGAGCGACGTTGAATCAACTCATCGACCACTTCGGTTCCTGACGTGGTCGCCAACCCATGCAATTCTTCCAACGGATCTTCTTCGACCACGGTGTCGGGCAAGATCAAACGAGCCAAAATACTACGCTCGGGAGCGTCGT of the Rhodopirellula baltica SH 1 genome contains:
- the hflX gene encoding GTPase HflX; its protein translation is MSDKHITLHDDAPERSILARLILPDTVVEEDPLEELHGLATTSGTEVVDELIQRRSTPDHSTYLGKGKVEELRLMVERHEADVVIFDNDLSPAQIRNLEKKTNAKVIDRTELILDIFAAGARTHESRLAVELAQLEYSLPRLKRMWTHLSRQSMGVGMRGPGEKQLEVDRRLAQKRIHDLKTELKSVELRRERQVAARSDSPTVSLVGYTNAGKSTLMNALTDAGVMAQDKLFATLDTRTRRWHLPEWGHVLLSDTVGFIRDLPHSLVASFKSTLEETRQAELLLHVADASSSQVFEQISAVYQVLEELGIEAKDTLLVLNKIDAITSPRDLNRVLDRYPNAIPVSARSRSGLKPLAQAVGEALSREFLDVEIGVAHHDGKLLSFLSATGKIESREFGNDHVIVRVRMPASAMGTVNRSALSVTPTTLEMWKQTASEEELEDSSEDSSEESVERSSDVA